In Carassius carassius chromosome 46, fCarCar2.1, whole genome shotgun sequence, the following proteins share a genomic window:
- the LOC132129085 gene encoding arf-GAP with GTPase, ANK repeat and PH domain-containing protein 1-like isoform X4 yields MNRSGTSQSKTTYLISLTLVKVETTEENELEKSRLAVGGAVYDSDGAKHLKLTGSNNEGQEHQKMGEAVELEAGESVKFSVEQEILQSPREDKALLADGVHPGDRQKSMISPTTENVRARESTGMPQTSFPRDVARHLGDIPVRATQRPVSLLKAHGGGREFKESRENIHASSKSLDHKDSRTRIQSPTSPTPGSFRASWAVSEVKHCHEDLKGGFGIRKPTEGDVIAMRTQSPRAERLKSGSTSLPTPVALITKPQRKGKSRTLDNSDLNCLSEDLLKCKGGQMVADFRTAQSQGASARDRKMLRFISGIFTKSTPVATSATIVTPVYSTFQRESSEEEASCANSQEWTLTRAIPELRLGVLGSLRSGKSALVNRFITGSYLPLESHEGGRYKKEVLVEGQSHLLLIREESGPPSAQICNWLDGVILVFSLENEASFQDVYKNYSELSAHRNIAEIPVIAVGTQDKISSTNARVIEDKRVQQLCIDVRRCTYFETCATYGLNVDRVFNEMTHKIVAAKKQAALLASCKSLPNSPSHSGASTPVSGPGQNRRGSDSEKRASDSRSDMSSRSVPIKQGTLWKRSERSLNKEWKKKYATLSNNGMLTYHSNINEFLQNAQGKEMDLLRVTVKVPGKRLHRAATPGGPSPGPTLTPVPGVNGLSKDKQSSEGGATSNLLTVEEASRTGLSFHNDQKVKRCPSSVSNKGFSVVDLSIEGATSPPLGKDPLPSSPMTDRKKKKRNRSINLKGDAAAGQAEAKRKMWKLKSFGSLRNINKTEEESSDFIIISSTGQSWHFEAQSQEDRDAWVQAIESQILASLQSCESRNKARRNSQSEAVALQAIRNAKGNDLCVDCGAPNPTWASLNLGALICIECSGIHRNLGTHLSRVRSLDLDDWPSELTKVLAAIGNHTANSIWETCTQGCQKLTPEATREQRESWIRAKYEQRAFVSPLPAHCSEDTMSSWLLKAVIDRDLPALLLLLAHSTKEVINIPPEGAAQQHHSALHAACQLGDVVMTQLLVWYGSDVKSKDPQGRTALTLARQAGSKECAEILLQHGCPNETSPTSPTPVLSRKSSITSIGRVNSRRRVS; encoded by the exons ATGAACCGATCCGGGACCTCACAGTCAAAAACCACCTACCTTATCTCCCTCACCTTGGTGAAGGTAGAAACCACTGAGGAGAATGAGTTGGAAAAGTCTAGGCTGGCTGTGGGGGGAGCAGTGTACGATTCAGATGGAGCGAAACATCTCAAGCTCACTGGATCCAATAATGAGGGCCAGGAGCACCAGAAAATGGGTGAGGCTGTTGAGCTGGAAGCTGGTGAATCTGTCAAATTCTCAGTGGAACAGGAAATACTCCAAAGCCCAAGGGAGGATAAGGCACTATTGGCAGATGGTGTTCATCCCGGAGATAGACAAAAATCAATGATATCACCCACCACAGAGAATGTAAGAGCTAGAGAATCCACTGGAATGCCCCAAACCTCTTTTCCTCGAGATGTAGCTAGGCATCTTGGTGACATCCCAGTCCGTGCAACCCAGCGGCCTGTATCACTCCTTAAAGCTCATGGAGGTGGCCGTGAATTTAAAGAGTCCAGAGAGAATATCCATGCCTCCTCCAAGAGCCTTGACCATAAGGACAGTCGTACCAGGATCCAGTCCCCAACCAGCCCGACTCCTGGATCTTTTCGGGCATCATGGGCTGTAAGCGAGGTGAAACATTGCCATGAAGACCTCAAAGGGGGTTTTGGGATAAGGAAGCCCACTGAAGGGGACGTCATAGCCATGCGAACCCAAAGCCCTCGAGCAGAGAGATTAAAGTCAGGATCTACATCTCTTCCGACGCCTGTCGCCTTGATTACCAAGCCTCAACGCAAAGGAAAGAGTCGCACCCTGGACAACAGTGACCTGAACTGTCTGTCCGAGGACCTCCTGAAGTGCAAAGGTGGTCAAATGGTAGCAGACTTTAGAACAGCTCAGTCCCAGGGGGCTTCAGCACGTGACCGCAAAATGCTTAGATTTATTAGTGGCATTTTTACCAAGAGCACTCCAGTTGCAACCAGTGCAACCATTGTGACCCCAGTCTATAGCACCTTTCAGAGGGAATCCAGTGAAGAGGAAG catcatGTGCCAATAGCCAGGAATGGACCCTAACACGTGCTATTCCAGAACTGCGATTG GGGGTTTTGGGTAGCCTTCGCAGTGGAAAATCTGCTCTAGTAAACAGATTCATCACAGGAAGTTATCTTCCACTTGAGTCGCATGAGG GGGGAAGATATAAAAAAGAGGTGTTGGTGGAGGGACAGAGTCATTTATTGCTGATCCGAGAGGAATCTGGCCCACCAAGTGCACAG ATATGCAACTGGCTTGATGGCGTCATCCTAGTTTTTAGTCTGGAAAATGAAGCAAGTTTCCAGGATGTGTACAAGAACTACAGTGAGCTAAGCGCCCATCGTAACATAGCAGAAATCCCAGTTATAGCAGTTGGAACACAAG ATAAGATTAGTAGCACTAACGCCCGTGTGATTGAAGACAAGAGAGTTCAGCAGCTGTGTATAGATGTGCGTCGCTGCACTTATTTTGAGACCTGTGCCACATATGGActtaatgtggacagagtatttaatGAAA TGACTCACAAGATTGTTGCTGCCAAGAAGCAAGCCGCCCTTCTGGCCTCCTGTAAATCTCTCCCAAACTCCCCGAGTCACTCAGGGGCCTCGACTCCAGTGTCAGGGCCCGGACAG AACCGTCGTGGGAGTGACTCTGAAAAAAGAGCTTCTGATAGCAGAAGTGACATGAGTAGTCGATCAGTTCCTATTAAACAG gGGACTTTGTGGAAACGCAGTGAACGCTCTTTAAACAAGGAGTGGAAGAAGAAGTATGCAACACTGTCAAACAATGGCATGCTTACATATCATTCAAATATAAAT GAGTTTCTGCAGAATGCTCAAGGTAAAGAGATGGACTTATTGCGAGTAACAGTGAAGGTGCCAGGAAAGCGTCTTCATCGTGCTGCGACTCCTGGTGGACCATCCCCTGGCCCTACTCTCACTCCTGTGCCCGGTGTAAACGGTCTTAGTAAAGACAAGCAGTCATCTGAAGGTGGCGCTACAT CAAATCTTCTGACTGTAGAAGAGGCATCCAGAACTGGTTTGTCATTTCATAACGATCAAAAGGTGAAACGTTGCCCGTCCTCTGTGTCTAATAAAGGCTTCAGTGTGG TAGACTTGAGTATTGAAGGGGCTACAAGTCCTCCTTTAGGAAAAGACCCCCTCCCATCTTCTCCAATGACTGACAGGAAGAAGAAAAAACGAAACCGAAGTATTAACTTGAAAGGAGACGCAGCGGCTGGGCAGGCCGAGG CCAAGCGCAAAATGTGGAAATTAAAAAGCTTTGGAAGCTTGAGAAACATTAACAAAACAG AAGAGGAGAGCTCAGACTTCATCATCATATCGAGCACAGGACAGAGCTGGCATTTTGAAGCCCAAAGTCAAGAGGACAGGGACGCCTGGGTTCAGGCCATCGAAAGCCAGATCCTTGCAAGTCTACAGAGCTGTGAGAGCAGAAACAAG GCTCGAAGGAACAGCCAAAGTGAAGCTGTTGCCCTGCAGGCCATTCGAAATGCCAAAGGGAACGACCTCTGTGTGGACTGTGGAGCACCAA ATCCAACATGGGCGAGTCTTAATCTTGGGGCTTTAATCTGCATCGAGTGTTCGGGAATCCACCGGAACCTGGGGACACACTTGTCCCGTGTGCGATCGCTAGACCTGGACGACTGGCCCAGTGAACTCACAAAAGTGCTTGCGGCTATAGGCAACCATACGGCCAACAGCATTTGGGAAACCTGCACTCAAGGATGCCAAAAGTTGACACCTGAGGCAACAAG AGAGCAGAGAGAGTCGTGGATCCGTGCCAAATATGAACAGCGGGCATTCGTGTCACCCTTGCCCGCTCATTGTTCAGAGGACACAATGTCATCTTGGTTGCTTAAAGCTGTAATTGACAGAGACCTTCCCGCACTTCTGCTGCTCCTTGCGCACAGCACAAAGGAAGTGATCAACATCCCACCTGAAGGAGCAGCGCAGCAGCATCACAGCGCGTTACATGCGGCCTGCCAGCTGGGCGATGTGGTCATGACACAGCTGCTGGTCTGG TACGGCAGTGATGTGAAGTCAAAGGATCCTCAAGGTAGAACCGCACTGACGTTGGCACGCCAAGCCGGCAGCAAAGAGTGTGCTGAGATTCTTCTCCAACACGGCTGCCCCAATGAGACGTCGCCCACCTCCCCAACACCGGTTCTGTCCCGCAAAAGTAGCATCACCAGTATCGGACGTGTCAATTCCAGGAGGAGGGTCTCGTAA
- the LOC132129085 gene encoding arf-GAP with GTPase, ANK repeat and PH domain-containing protein 1-like isoform X1, whose protein sequence is MNRSGTSQSKTTYLISLTLVKVETTEENELEKSRLAVGGAVYDSDGAKHLKLTGSNNEGQEHQKMGEAVELEAGESVKFSVEQEILQSPREDKALLADGVHPGDRQKSMISPTTENVRARESTGMPQTSFPRDVARHLGDIPVRATQRPVSLLKAHGGGREFKESRENIHASSKSLDHKDSRTRIQSPTSPTPGSFRASWAVSEVKHCHEDLKGGFGIRKPTEGDVIAMRTQSPRAERLKSGSTSLPTPVALITKPQRKGKSRTLDNSDLNCLSEDLLKCKGGQMVADFRTAQSQGASARDRKMLRFISGIFTKSTPVATSATIVTPVYSTFQRESSEEEASCANSQEWTLTRAIPELRLGVLGSLRSGKSALVNRFITGSYLPLESHEGGRYKKEVLVEGQSHLLLIREESGPPSAQICNWLDGVILVFSLENEASFQDVYKNYSELSAHRNIAEIPVIAVGTQDKISSTNARVIEDKRVQQLCIDVRRCTYFETCATYGLNVDRVFNEMTHKIVAAKKQAALLASCKSLPNSPSHSGASTPVSGPGQASNGGQSSDYPSSLPSTPVISHKDIRGGASGDGGSQRNPPRRRTSLFTNRRGSDSEKRASDSRSDMSSRSVPIKQGTLWKRSERSLNKEWKKKYATLSNNGMLTYHSNINEFLQNAQGKEMDLLRVTVKVPGKRLHRAATPGGPSPGPTLTPVPGVNGLSKDKQSSEGGATSNLLTVEEASRTGLSFHNDQKVKRCPSSVSNKGFSVVDLSIEGATSPPLGKDPLPSSPMTDRKKKKRNRSINLKGDAAAGQAEAKRKMWKLKSFGSLRNINKTEEESSDFIIISSTGQSWHFEAQSQEDRDAWVQAIESQILASLQSCESRNKARRNSQSEAVALQAIRNAKGNDLCVDCGAPNPTWASLNLGALICIECSGIHRNLGTHLSRVRSLDLDDWPSELTKVLAAIGNHTANSIWETCTQGCQKLTPEATREQRESWIRAKYEQRAFVSPLPAHCSEDTMSSWLLKAVIDRDLPALLLLLAHSTKEVINIPPEGAAQQHHSALHAACQLGDVVMTQLLVWYGSDVKSKDPQGRTALTLARQAGSKECAEILLQHGCPNETSPTSPTPVLSRKSSITSIGRVNSRRRVS, encoded by the exons ATGAACCGATCCGGGACCTCACAGTCAAAAACCACCTACCTTATCTCCCTCACCTTGGTGAAGGTAGAAACCACTGAGGAGAATGAGTTGGAAAAGTCTAGGCTGGCTGTGGGGGGAGCAGTGTACGATTCAGATGGAGCGAAACATCTCAAGCTCACTGGATCCAATAATGAGGGCCAGGAGCACCAGAAAATGGGTGAGGCTGTTGAGCTGGAAGCTGGTGAATCTGTCAAATTCTCAGTGGAACAGGAAATACTCCAAAGCCCAAGGGAGGATAAGGCACTATTGGCAGATGGTGTTCATCCCGGAGATAGACAAAAATCAATGATATCACCCACCACAGAGAATGTAAGAGCTAGAGAATCCACTGGAATGCCCCAAACCTCTTTTCCTCGAGATGTAGCTAGGCATCTTGGTGACATCCCAGTCCGTGCAACCCAGCGGCCTGTATCACTCCTTAAAGCTCATGGAGGTGGCCGTGAATTTAAAGAGTCCAGAGAGAATATCCATGCCTCCTCCAAGAGCCTTGACCATAAGGACAGTCGTACCAGGATCCAGTCCCCAACCAGCCCGACTCCTGGATCTTTTCGGGCATCATGGGCTGTAAGCGAGGTGAAACATTGCCATGAAGACCTCAAAGGGGGTTTTGGGATAAGGAAGCCCACTGAAGGGGACGTCATAGCCATGCGAACCCAAAGCCCTCGAGCAGAGAGATTAAAGTCAGGATCTACATCTCTTCCGACGCCTGTCGCCTTGATTACCAAGCCTCAACGCAAAGGAAAGAGTCGCACCCTGGACAACAGTGACCTGAACTGTCTGTCCGAGGACCTCCTGAAGTGCAAAGGTGGTCAAATGGTAGCAGACTTTAGAACAGCTCAGTCCCAGGGGGCTTCAGCACGTGACCGCAAAATGCTTAGATTTATTAGTGGCATTTTTACCAAGAGCACTCCAGTTGCAACCAGTGCAACCATTGTGACCCCAGTCTATAGCACCTTTCAGAGGGAATCCAGTGAAGAGGAAG catcatGTGCCAATAGCCAGGAATGGACCCTAACACGTGCTATTCCAGAACTGCGATTG GGGGTTTTGGGTAGCCTTCGCAGTGGAAAATCTGCTCTAGTAAACAGATTCATCACAGGAAGTTATCTTCCACTTGAGTCGCATGAGG GGGGAAGATATAAAAAAGAGGTGTTGGTGGAGGGACAGAGTCATTTATTGCTGATCCGAGAGGAATCTGGCCCACCAAGTGCACAG ATATGCAACTGGCTTGATGGCGTCATCCTAGTTTTTAGTCTGGAAAATGAAGCAAGTTTCCAGGATGTGTACAAGAACTACAGTGAGCTAAGCGCCCATCGTAACATAGCAGAAATCCCAGTTATAGCAGTTGGAACACAAG ATAAGATTAGTAGCACTAACGCCCGTGTGATTGAAGACAAGAGAGTTCAGCAGCTGTGTATAGATGTGCGTCGCTGCACTTATTTTGAGACCTGTGCCACATATGGActtaatgtggacagagtatttaatGAAA TGACTCACAAGATTGTTGCTGCCAAGAAGCAAGCCGCCCTTCTGGCCTCCTGTAAATCTCTCCCAAACTCCCCGAGTCACTCAGGGGCCTCGACTCCAGTGTCAGGGCCCGGACAG GCCAGTAATGGGGGTCAGAGTAGTGATTACCCCTCCTCTTTGCCATCCACCCCTGTGATAAGTCACAAAGACATACGGGGTGGGGCAAGTGGAGATGGGGGCTCGCAAAGAAATCCACCCCGACGACGGACATCTTTATTTACG AACCGTCGTGGGAGTGACTCTGAAAAAAGAGCTTCTGATAGCAGAAGTGACATGAGTAGTCGATCAGTTCCTATTAAACAG gGGACTTTGTGGAAACGCAGTGAACGCTCTTTAAACAAGGAGTGGAAGAAGAAGTATGCAACACTGTCAAACAATGGCATGCTTACATATCATTCAAATATAAAT GAGTTTCTGCAGAATGCTCAAGGTAAAGAGATGGACTTATTGCGAGTAACAGTGAAGGTGCCAGGAAAGCGTCTTCATCGTGCTGCGACTCCTGGTGGACCATCCCCTGGCCCTACTCTCACTCCTGTGCCCGGTGTAAACGGTCTTAGTAAAGACAAGCAGTCATCTGAAGGTGGCGCTACAT CAAATCTTCTGACTGTAGAAGAGGCATCCAGAACTGGTTTGTCATTTCATAACGATCAAAAGGTGAAACGTTGCCCGTCCTCTGTGTCTAATAAAGGCTTCAGTGTGG TAGACTTGAGTATTGAAGGGGCTACAAGTCCTCCTTTAGGAAAAGACCCCCTCCCATCTTCTCCAATGACTGACAGGAAGAAGAAAAAACGAAACCGAAGTATTAACTTGAAAGGAGACGCAGCGGCTGGGCAGGCCGAGG CCAAGCGCAAAATGTGGAAATTAAAAAGCTTTGGAAGCTTGAGAAACATTAACAAAACAG AAGAGGAGAGCTCAGACTTCATCATCATATCGAGCACAGGACAGAGCTGGCATTTTGAAGCCCAAAGTCAAGAGGACAGGGACGCCTGGGTTCAGGCCATCGAAAGCCAGATCCTTGCAAGTCTACAGAGCTGTGAGAGCAGAAACAAG GCTCGAAGGAACAGCCAAAGTGAAGCTGTTGCCCTGCAGGCCATTCGAAATGCCAAAGGGAACGACCTCTGTGTGGACTGTGGAGCACCAA ATCCAACATGGGCGAGTCTTAATCTTGGGGCTTTAATCTGCATCGAGTGTTCGGGAATCCACCGGAACCTGGGGACACACTTGTCCCGTGTGCGATCGCTAGACCTGGACGACTGGCCCAGTGAACTCACAAAAGTGCTTGCGGCTATAGGCAACCATACGGCCAACAGCATTTGGGAAACCTGCACTCAAGGATGCCAAAAGTTGACACCTGAGGCAACAAG AGAGCAGAGAGAGTCGTGGATCCGTGCCAAATATGAACAGCGGGCATTCGTGTCACCCTTGCCCGCTCATTGTTCAGAGGACACAATGTCATCTTGGTTGCTTAAAGCTGTAATTGACAGAGACCTTCCCGCACTTCTGCTGCTCCTTGCGCACAGCACAAAGGAAGTGATCAACATCCCACCTGAAGGAGCAGCGCAGCAGCATCACAGCGCGTTACATGCGGCCTGCCAGCTGGGCGATGTGGTCATGACACAGCTGCTGGTCTGG TACGGCAGTGATGTGAAGTCAAAGGATCCTCAAGGTAGAACCGCACTGACGTTGGCACGCCAAGCCGGCAGCAAAGAGTGTGCTGAGATTCTTCTCCAACACGGCTGCCCCAATGAGACGTCGCCCACCTCCCCAACACCGGTTCTGTCCCGCAAAAGTAGCATCACCAGTATCGGACGTGTCAATTCCAGGAGGAGGGTCTCGTAA
- the LOC132129085 gene encoding arf-GAP with GTPase, ANK repeat and PH domain-containing protein 1-like isoform X2: protein MNRSGTSQSKTTYLISLTLVKVETTEENELEKSRLAVGGAVYDSDGAKHLKLTGSNNEGQEHQKMGEAVELEAGESVKFSVEQEILQSPREDKALLADGVHPGDRQKSMISPTTENVRARESTGMPQTSFPRDVARHLGDIPVRATQRPVSLLKAHGGGREFKESRENIHASSKSLDHKDSRTRIQSPTSPTPGSFRASWAVSEVKHCHEDLKGGFGIRKPTEGDVIAMRTQSPRAERLKSGSTSLPTPVALITKPQRKGKSRTLDNSDLNCLSEDLLKCKGGQMVADFRTAQSQGASARDRKMLRFISGIFTKSTPVATSATIVTPVYSTFQRESSEEEASCANSQEWTLTRAIPELRLGVLGSLRSGKSALVNRFITGSYLPLESHEGGRYKKEVLVEGQSHLLLIREESGPPSAQICNWLDGVILVFSLENEASFQDVYKNYSELSAHRNIAEIPVIAVGTQDKISSTNARVIEDKRVQQLCIDVRRCTYFETCATYGLNVDRVFNEMTHKIVAAKKQAALLASCKSLPNSPSHSGASTPVSGPGQASNGGQSSDYPSSLPSTPVISHKDIRGGASGDGGSQRNPPRRRTSLFTNRRGSDSEKRASDSRSDMSSRSVPIKQGTLWKRSERSLNKEWKKKYATLSNNGMLTYHSNINEFLQNAQGKEMDLLRVTVKVPGKRLHRAATPGGPSPGPTLTPVPGVNGLSKDKQSSEGGATSNLLTVEEASRTGLSFHNDQKVKRCPSSVSNKGFSVDLSIEGATSPPLGKDPLPSSPMTDRKKKKRNRSINLKGDAAAGQAEAKRKMWKLKSFGSLRNINKTEEESSDFIIISSTGQSWHFEAQSQEDRDAWVQAIESQILASLQSCESRNKARRNSQSEAVALQAIRNAKGNDLCVDCGAPNPTWASLNLGALICIECSGIHRNLGTHLSRVRSLDLDDWPSELTKVLAAIGNHTANSIWETCTQGCQKLTPEATREQRESWIRAKYEQRAFVSPLPAHCSEDTMSSWLLKAVIDRDLPALLLLLAHSTKEVINIPPEGAAQQHHSALHAACQLGDVVMTQLLVWYGSDVKSKDPQGRTALTLARQAGSKECAEILLQHGCPNETSPTSPTPVLSRKSSITSIGRVNSRRRVS from the exons ATGAACCGATCCGGGACCTCACAGTCAAAAACCACCTACCTTATCTCCCTCACCTTGGTGAAGGTAGAAACCACTGAGGAGAATGAGTTGGAAAAGTCTAGGCTGGCTGTGGGGGGAGCAGTGTACGATTCAGATGGAGCGAAACATCTCAAGCTCACTGGATCCAATAATGAGGGCCAGGAGCACCAGAAAATGGGTGAGGCTGTTGAGCTGGAAGCTGGTGAATCTGTCAAATTCTCAGTGGAACAGGAAATACTCCAAAGCCCAAGGGAGGATAAGGCACTATTGGCAGATGGTGTTCATCCCGGAGATAGACAAAAATCAATGATATCACCCACCACAGAGAATGTAAGAGCTAGAGAATCCACTGGAATGCCCCAAACCTCTTTTCCTCGAGATGTAGCTAGGCATCTTGGTGACATCCCAGTCCGTGCAACCCAGCGGCCTGTATCACTCCTTAAAGCTCATGGAGGTGGCCGTGAATTTAAAGAGTCCAGAGAGAATATCCATGCCTCCTCCAAGAGCCTTGACCATAAGGACAGTCGTACCAGGATCCAGTCCCCAACCAGCCCGACTCCTGGATCTTTTCGGGCATCATGGGCTGTAAGCGAGGTGAAACATTGCCATGAAGACCTCAAAGGGGGTTTTGGGATAAGGAAGCCCACTGAAGGGGACGTCATAGCCATGCGAACCCAAAGCCCTCGAGCAGAGAGATTAAAGTCAGGATCTACATCTCTTCCGACGCCTGTCGCCTTGATTACCAAGCCTCAACGCAAAGGAAAGAGTCGCACCCTGGACAACAGTGACCTGAACTGTCTGTCCGAGGACCTCCTGAAGTGCAAAGGTGGTCAAATGGTAGCAGACTTTAGAACAGCTCAGTCCCAGGGGGCTTCAGCACGTGACCGCAAAATGCTTAGATTTATTAGTGGCATTTTTACCAAGAGCACTCCAGTTGCAACCAGTGCAACCATTGTGACCCCAGTCTATAGCACCTTTCAGAGGGAATCCAGTGAAGAGGAAG catcatGTGCCAATAGCCAGGAATGGACCCTAACACGTGCTATTCCAGAACTGCGATTG GGGGTTTTGGGTAGCCTTCGCAGTGGAAAATCTGCTCTAGTAAACAGATTCATCACAGGAAGTTATCTTCCACTTGAGTCGCATGAGG GGGGAAGATATAAAAAAGAGGTGTTGGTGGAGGGACAGAGTCATTTATTGCTGATCCGAGAGGAATCTGGCCCACCAAGTGCACAG ATATGCAACTGGCTTGATGGCGTCATCCTAGTTTTTAGTCTGGAAAATGAAGCAAGTTTCCAGGATGTGTACAAGAACTACAGTGAGCTAAGCGCCCATCGTAACATAGCAGAAATCCCAGTTATAGCAGTTGGAACACAAG ATAAGATTAGTAGCACTAACGCCCGTGTGATTGAAGACAAGAGAGTTCAGCAGCTGTGTATAGATGTGCGTCGCTGCACTTATTTTGAGACCTGTGCCACATATGGActtaatgtggacagagtatttaatGAAA TGACTCACAAGATTGTTGCTGCCAAGAAGCAAGCCGCCCTTCTGGCCTCCTGTAAATCTCTCCCAAACTCCCCGAGTCACTCAGGGGCCTCGACTCCAGTGTCAGGGCCCGGACAG GCCAGTAATGGGGGTCAGAGTAGTGATTACCCCTCCTCTTTGCCATCCACCCCTGTGATAAGTCACAAAGACATACGGGGTGGGGCAAGTGGAGATGGGGGCTCGCAAAGAAATCCACCCCGACGACGGACATCTTTATTTACG AACCGTCGTGGGAGTGACTCTGAAAAAAGAGCTTCTGATAGCAGAAGTGACATGAGTAGTCGATCAGTTCCTATTAAACAG gGGACTTTGTGGAAACGCAGTGAACGCTCTTTAAACAAGGAGTGGAAGAAGAAGTATGCAACACTGTCAAACAATGGCATGCTTACATATCATTCAAATATAAAT GAGTTTCTGCAGAATGCTCAAGGTAAAGAGATGGACTTATTGCGAGTAACAGTGAAGGTGCCAGGAAAGCGTCTTCATCGTGCTGCGACTCCTGGTGGACCATCCCCTGGCCCTACTCTCACTCCTGTGCCCGGTGTAAACGGTCTTAGTAAAGACAAGCAGTCATCTGAAGGTGGCGCTACAT CAAATCTTCTGACTGTAGAAGAGGCATCCAGAACTGGTTTGTCATTTCATAACGATCAAAAGGTGAAACGTTGCCCGTCCTCTGTGTCTAATAAAGGCTTCAGTGTGG ACTTGAGTATTGAAGGGGCTACAAGTCCTCCTTTAGGAAAAGACCCCCTCCCATCTTCTCCAATGACTGACAGGAAGAAGAAAAAACGAAACCGAAGTATTAACTTGAAAGGAGACGCAGCGGCTGGGCAGGCCGAGG CCAAGCGCAAAATGTGGAAATTAAAAAGCTTTGGAAGCTTGAGAAACATTAACAAAACAG AAGAGGAGAGCTCAGACTTCATCATCATATCGAGCACAGGACAGAGCTGGCATTTTGAAGCCCAAAGTCAAGAGGACAGGGACGCCTGGGTTCAGGCCATCGAAAGCCAGATCCTTGCAAGTCTACAGAGCTGTGAGAGCAGAAACAAG GCTCGAAGGAACAGCCAAAGTGAAGCTGTTGCCCTGCAGGCCATTCGAAATGCCAAAGGGAACGACCTCTGTGTGGACTGTGGAGCACCAA ATCCAACATGGGCGAGTCTTAATCTTGGGGCTTTAATCTGCATCGAGTGTTCGGGAATCCACCGGAACCTGGGGACACACTTGTCCCGTGTGCGATCGCTAGACCTGGACGACTGGCCCAGTGAACTCACAAAAGTGCTTGCGGCTATAGGCAACCATACGGCCAACAGCATTTGGGAAACCTGCACTCAAGGATGCCAAAAGTTGACACCTGAGGCAACAAG AGAGCAGAGAGAGTCGTGGATCCGTGCCAAATATGAACAGCGGGCATTCGTGTCACCCTTGCCCGCTCATTGTTCAGAGGACACAATGTCATCTTGGTTGCTTAAAGCTGTAATTGACAGAGACCTTCCCGCACTTCTGCTGCTCCTTGCGCACAGCACAAAGGAAGTGATCAACATCCCACCTGAAGGAGCAGCGCAGCAGCATCACAGCGCGTTACATGCGGCCTGCCAGCTGGGCGATGTGGTCATGACACAGCTGCTGGTCTGG TACGGCAGTGATGTGAAGTCAAAGGATCCTCAAGGTAGAACCGCACTGACGTTGGCACGCCAAGCCGGCAGCAAAGAGTGTGCTGAGATTCTTCTCCAACACGGCTGCCCCAATGAGACGTCGCCCACCTCCCCAACACCGGTTCTGTCCCGCAAAAGTAGCATCACCAGTATCGGACGTGTCAATTCCAGGAGGAGGGTCTCGTAA